Proteins from a single region of Nocardiopsis dassonvillei subsp. dassonvillei DSM 43111:
- a CDS encoding DUF397 domain-containing protein codes for MRSDWHKSSYSNAAENCVEVREGAETLVRDTQNRHAGHLEFQAQEWGALLKAVRGLL; via the coding sequence GTGAGGTCTGACTGGCACAAGTCCTCATACAGCAATGCTGCGGAAAACTGTGTCGAGGTCCGAGAGGGTGCCGAGACGCTGGTTCGGGACACGCAGAACCGGCACGCCGGACACCTTGAGTTCCAGGCCCAAGAGTGGGGTGCCCTGCTCAAGGCGGTGCGTGGCCTCTTGTAA
- a CDS encoding cobalamin B12-binding domain-containing protein produces the protein MTADHDILPDAVAPVSPAVVADDFFARVRDLDDAGALAVVREALAAGVDHESLVLDVIAVSQMRVGMMWQANELSVAREHAATHIGELALGLVLEHGLARVAGERPLGSVVVACVEGEWHGLPARLLGDVLRLRGWRVTFLGASVPAHHLTLHLQETAPDVVALSCSLPSHLVNAHAMITAAARTGVPVIAGGRGFGPDSSLALRLGASLWAADARSAADLLERRMPLSSLRPREEALTPAAEYASLVQRRRDLVRTGVEHARALYEARGASLEGADLDRTVEDLGHITDFLLTSLYVGDGAVFTRFLAWTRGVLEVRGVPAVGVARVLELLEGELFDYPETCAALREGRAVLG, from the coding sequence ATGACCGCTGACCACGACATCCTGCCGGACGCGGTCGCGCCCGTGTCGCCCGCCGTCGTCGCCGACGACTTCTTCGCGCGCGTACGCGACCTCGACGACGCGGGGGCCCTGGCCGTGGTGCGGGAGGCGCTGGCGGCCGGAGTCGACCACGAGTCACTGGTCCTGGACGTGATCGCGGTGTCCCAGATGCGCGTGGGCATGATGTGGCAGGCCAACGAACTCTCGGTGGCCCGGGAGCACGCCGCCACCCACATCGGTGAACTCGCCCTGGGCCTGGTCCTCGAACACGGCCTGGCGCGTGTGGCCGGGGAACGCCCCCTGGGTTCGGTGGTGGTGGCCTGCGTCGAGGGGGAGTGGCACGGCCTGCCCGCGCGGCTGCTGGGGGACGTGCTGCGCCTGCGCGGCTGGAGGGTCACCTTCCTCGGGGCGAGCGTGCCAGCCCACCACCTGACCCTGCACCTTCAGGAGACCGCGCCCGACGTGGTGGCGCTGAGCTGTTCCCTGCCCTCGCACCTGGTCAACGCCCACGCCATGATCACCGCCGCCGCGCGCACCGGGGTGCCCGTCATCGCCGGGGGGCGCGGCTTCGGGCCGGACTCCTCCCTCGCGCTCCGGCTGGGCGCGAGCCTGTGGGCGGCCGACGCCCGCTCCGCCGCCGATCTGCTGGAGCGGCGCATGCCGTTGTCCTCCCTGCGGCCCAGGGAGGAGGCGCTGACCCCGGCCGCCGAGTACGCGAGCCTGGTGCAGCGCCGCCGCGACCTGGTGCGGACCGGTGTGGAGCACGCGCGGGCCCTCTACGAGGCCCGGGGCGCCAGCCTGGAGGGCGCGGACCTGGACCGGACGGTCGAGGACCTGGGGCACATCACGGACTTCCTGCTGACGTCGCTGTACGTGGGCGACGGTGCGGTCTTCACCCGTTTCCTGGCGTGGACCCGCGGTGTGCTGGAGGTGCGCGGGGTCCCGGCGGTGGGGGTGGCCCGCGTGCTGGAACTCCTCGAAGGGGAGTTGTTCGACTACCCCGAGACGTGCGCGGCGCTGCGCGAGGGGCGGGCCGTGCTCGGCTGA
- a CDS encoding helix-turn-helix domain-containing protein translates to MPDYSYLLDGRPDVLTPSEVAALFNIRPRSLHRGEWDNVLKPFRTPGGARRYPKEHIATLLNQPDPPTSP, encoded by the coding sequence ATGCCCGACTACAGCTACCTCCTCGACGGCCGACCCGACGTCCTCACCCCCAGCGAAGTCGCCGCCCTGTTCAACATCCGTCCCCGCAGCCTCCACCGAGGCGAATGGGACAACGTCCTCAAACCCTTCCGCACCCCCGGCGGAGCACGCCGCTACCCCAAAGAACACATCGCCACCCTCCTCAACCAGCCCGACCCCCCGACCTCCCCCTGA
- a CDS encoding ABC transporter ATP-binding protein, whose translation MSESAASGPVVRVEDLRVVFPTMDGDVRAVDGLSFAVPVGGALGIVGESGSGKSVTSLALMGLHRGSRARITGEVEVAGTDVVGAPDKRLRRMRGNDIAMVFQDPMQSLHPQFTVGNQLVEALRVHRSGVSRSLARERAVESLERVGIPEPAKRVNSYPHEFSGGMRQRVLIAMGLMCEPKVLLADEPTTALDVTVQAQILDLLDELRRDLGMALILVSHDLAVVAGSVDEVVVMRHGVAVERGDVREVLSAPRHAYTRGLLDAVPRVEVSRAHRRARDRAERGQRQDQEKRRRSGSAAAGEAGRKGPDEVFRPFIPEPKEERGEPLLRVEDLAQRFRVRGGMWGRATDFWAVKGVSFDLHRGETLGIVGESGSGKSTLSRMVMRLLEPTRGRVEFEGRDITHMPERALRPLRRDVQMVFQNPYSSLNPRVTVGDAIGTALRVQGEKDGKKIRRQVQELLERVGLEPGHYNRFPHAFSGGQRQRIAIARALILKPKLIICDEPVSALDVSTQDQVLRLLSELQDDFGLTYIFVAHDLAVVRQVSDRVAVMRAGEVVEMGDSDAVYENPTSDYTRQLLNAAPVLDPDQARELRAERTRQRTG comes from the coding sequence GTGAGCGAGTCCGCGGCGTCGGGGCCGGTCGTGCGGGTGGAGGACCTGCGGGTGGTGTTCCCGACCATGGACGGCGACGTCCGTGCGGTGGACGGTCTGTCCTTCGCCGTGCCCGTCGGGGGAGCGCTGGGCATCGTGGGCGAGTCGGGCTCGGGCAAGAGCGTGACCTCGCTGGCCCTCATGGGCCTGCACCGGGGCAGCCGGGCGCGGATCACCGGGGAGGTCGAGGTGGCGGGCACCGACGTGGTCGGCGCCCCGGACAAGAGGCTGCGGCGGATGCGCGGCAACGATATCGCCATGGTCTTCCAGGACCCGATGCAGTCGCTGCACCCCCAGTTCACCGTCGGCAACCAGCTGGTGGAGGCGCTGCGCGTGCACCGGTCCGGGGTGTCGCGGTCCCTGGCCCGCGAGCGCGCGGTGGAGTCGCTGGAGCGGGTGGGCATCCCCGAGCCCGCCAAGCGGGTCAACTCCTACCCGCACGAGTTCTCCGGCGGTATGCGCCAGCGCGTGCTGATCGCGATGGGGCTGATGTGCGAGCCCAAGGTGCTGCTGGCCGACGAGCCCACCACCGCCCTGGACGTGACGGTGCAGGCGCAGATCCTGGACCTGCTGGACGAGCTGCGCCGCGACCTGGGCATGGCGCTGATCCTGGTCTCGCACGACCTGGCGGTGGTGGCGGGTTCGGTGGACGAGGTCGTGGTCATGCGCCACGGCGTCGCGGTCGAGCGCGGCGACGTGCGCGAGGTGCTGTCCGCACCTCGGCACGCCTACACCCGCGGGCTCCTGGACGCGGTGCCGCGCGTGGAGGTCTCCCGGGCCCATCGGCGGGCGCGCGACCGGGCCGAGCGCGGCCAGCGGCAGGACCAGGAGAAGCGCCGCAGGTCGGGATCGGCCGCGGCGGGCGAGGCGGGGCGCAAGGGGCCGGACGAGGTCTTCCGGCCCTTCATCCCCGAGCCGAAGGAGGAGCGGGGCGAGCCCCTGCTGCGGGTGGAGGATCTGGCGCAGCGGTTCAGGGTGCGCGGCGGTATGTGGGGTCGGGCCACGGACTTCTGGGCGGTCAAGGGGGTCTCCTTCGACCTGCACCGCGGTGAGACGCTGGGGATCGTGGGGGAGTCGGGGTCGGGCAAGTCGACGCTGTCGCGGATGGTGATGCGTCTGCTGGAGCCCACGCGGGGCCGGGTGGAGTTCGAGGGCCGCGACATCACCCACATGCCCGAGCGGGCGCTGCGTCCGTTGCGCCGGGACGTGCAGATGGTCTTCCAGAACCCCTACTCCTCGCTCAACCCGCGGGTGACCGTGGGGGACGCGATCGGGACCGCGTTGCGGGTGCAGGGGGAGAAGGACGGCAAGAAGATCCGTCGTCAGGTGCAGGAGCTGTTGGAGCGGGTGGGGTTGGAGCCGGGGCACTACAACCGGTTCCCGCACGCGTTCTCGGGTGGTCAGCGGCAGCGGATCGCGATCGCGCGGGCGTTGATCCTCAAGCCGAAGCTGATCATCTGTGATGAGCCGGTGTCGGCGTTGGACGTGTCCACGCAGGATCAGGTGTTGCGGTTGTTGTCGGAGTTGCAGGACGACTTCGGGTTGACCTACATCTTCGTGGCCCATGATCTGGCGGTGGTGCGTCAGGTGAGTGACCGGGTCGCGGTGATGCGTGCGGGTGAGGTGGTGGAGATGGGTGACAGCGACGCGGTGTACGAGAACCCCACCAGCGACTACACCCGCCAACTGCTCAACGCGGCGCCCGTGCTGGACCCCGACCAGGCCCGCGAACTGCGCGCGGAGCGCACCCGCCAGCGGACCGGGTGA
- a CDS encoding helix-turn-helix domain-containing protein, with protein sequence MEVERNPSDVRFGHALMRARKRAGVQQDGLARHLNCTPGHISHIENGRRKLNESKVVDLDEFLGAKGRLVRTYEEVYQPEHVDWIGEFRQMQAEAEVIREYQNSLVPGTIQHPEYAAATIAAGSPWLSPAEAEERLRERMDWGKEVLRPGGPQYHAVLDDITVVRAIGPSQMMVNQIDRIIELAESGRIMVQLHGWDQYPHAGLDGPFSLLTSSAAPELVHVESVYRGQNTDDLRDVHRFGMLFSRLQATARSPLESVKFLKEMRERYGQP encoded by the coding sequence ATGGAAGTTGAACGGAACCCCTCGGATGTCCGGTTTGGTCATGCCCTCATGCGTGCTCGTAAGCGGGCAGGCGTCCAACAGGACGGCCTTGCACGCCATCTCAACTGCACACCCGGACATATCTCCCATATAGAGAACGGCCGCCGAAAGCTGAACGAATCGAAGGTCGTTGACCTGGACGAGTTCCTAGGGGCCAAGGGGCGGCTGGTCCGTACCTATGAGGAGGTCTACCAACCGGAGCACGTCGACTGGATCGGTGAGTTCCGGCAGATGCAAGCTGAAGCGGAGGTGATCCGTGAATATCAGAACAGCTTGGTTCCTGGTACGATCCAGCATCCCGAGTACGCGGCGGCCACCATTGCCGCAGGCTCTCCGTGGCTGTCACCTGCCGAGGCAGAGGAACGGCTTCGCGAGCGAATGGACTGGGGGAAAGAAGTTCTCCGTCCAGGCGGGCCGCAATACCACGCTGTGCTCGATGACATCACGGTAGTTCGGGCGATTGGTCCTAGTCAGATGATGGTCAATCAGATTGACCGGATTATCGAACTGGCTGAAAGCGGACGAATCATGGTCCAGCTGCACGGCTGGGACCAGTACCCACACGCCGGACTTGATGGTCCGTTCTCGCTGCTAACGTCCTCGGCAGCACCTGAGCTTGTGCACGTGGAGTCGGTCTACCGTGGCCAGAACACGGATGACCTGAGGGACGTGCACCGGTTCGGGATGCTGTTCAGTAGATTACAGGCGACCGCGAGGTCGCCGCTGGAGTCCGTGAAGTTCCTCAAGGAGATGAGGGAAAGATATGGCCAACCGTAA
- a CDS encoding ABC transporter permease, whose translation MLTYILRRLGAGLLLLAVVTMVTFAIFYVVPRWAGRTVEQLATMYVGRAPTPEAIQATIDRLGLDRPVVVQFGEFVRGLFLGAEYRFGNDTIECAAPCLGYSFQTYQEVFPEIVARLPVTASLALGAGVIWLVGGILVGVVSAVWKGSLFDRLAMAVALAGVSLPIFFTGLLALAFLVHAWGLFGTPGYVPFSEDPSRWAQGLLLPWLTLAFLHAAMYARQTRAGMLETLGEDYIRTARAKGLSERRVVLKHALRPTLTPIVTIFGLDLGLVLGGAVLTEQVFSLNGIGRYAVTAIMQSDLPVILGVTLFGAFFIVLCNLVVDLLYPLIDPRVRIHG comes from the coding sequence TTGCTGACCTACATCCTGCGCCGCCTGGGCGCCGGACTCCTGCTCCTGGCCGTGGTCACCATGGTCACCTTCGCCATCTTCTACGTGGTGCCCCGGTGGGCGGGGCGCACCGTCGAACAGCTGGCGACGATGTACGTGGGCCGCGCCCCCACCCCCGAGGCCATCCAGGCCACCATCGACCGCCTGGGCCTGGACCGGCCCGTCGTCGTGCAGTTCGGGGAGTTCGTCCGGGGCCTCTTCCTGGGCGCGGAGTACCGCTTCGGCAACGACACGATCGAGTGCGCGGCACCGTGCCTGGGCTACTCCTTCCAGACCTACCAGGAGGTCTTCCCCGAGATCGTGGCGCGGCTGCCGGTCACAGCCTCACTGGCCCTCGGCGCGGGGGTGATCTGGCTGGTGGGCGGCATCCTGGTCGGCGTGGTCTCCGCGGTGTGGAAGGGCAGCCTGTTCGACCGGCTGGCGATGGCCGTCGCCCTGGCGGGGGTGTCGCTGCCGATCTTCTTCACCGGTCTGCTGGCCCTGGCCTTCCTCGTGCACGCCTGGGGGCTGTTCGGCACCCCGGGCTACGTCCCCTTCAGCGAGGACCCCTCCAGGTGGGCGCAGGGACTGCTGCTGCCGTGGCTGACGCTGGCCTTCCTGCACGCGGCCATGTACGCCCGCCAGACGCGCGCGGGCATGCTGGAGACCCTGGGCGAGGACTACATCCGCACCGCCCGTGCCAAGGGGCTCAGCGAACGCAGGGTGGTGCTCAAGCACGCGCTGCGCCCCACGCTGACCCCCATCGTGACCATCTTCGGCCTGGACCTGGGGCTCGTGCTGGGCGGCGCGGTCCTGACCGAGCAGGTCTTCTCCCTGAACGGCATCGGCCGGTACGCGGTCACCGCCATCATGCAGAGCGACCTGCCGGTGATCCTGGGCGTGACGCTGTTCGGCGCGTTCTTCATCGTGCTCTGCAACCTGGTGGTGGACCTGCTGTACCCGCTGATCGACCCGCGCGTACGCATCCACGGATAA
- a CDS encoding DUF397 domain-containing protein yields MANRKGEWHKSKYSSGGQNCVEARESAEGADIRDTQNRELGHLTVSALEWTAVLAVTKG; encoded by the coding sequence ATGGCCAACCGTAAGGGCGAGTGGCACAAGTCCAAATACAGTTCGGGTGGGCAGAACTGTGTCGAGGCTCGCGAGTCTGCGGAGGGTGCGGACATCCGTGACACCCAGAACCGGGAGCTGGGCCACCTCACGGTGTCCGCGCTGGAGTGGACTGCTGTTCTCGCTGTCACGAAGGGGTGA
- a CDS encoding PP2C family protein-serine/threonine phosphatase yields the protein MLASGTSDRAPLEGDGAGPVGGRRAGALPAPAAVARLRRAARELGNILHPVRLVEQAVRFPVPEAAQMCALFLTQPDGSVRWTAAFTSEGGRRRVGTGEGVWDRGTVDGAAWLNEVVDGARTVAEPTPGDPVEKLLLELAGYGGARGALCAVAVPGLSGTAGALLFHRARGYFDAADTEALTEYAERVGSALGAARMYQYQARTASTLKAALVPAPLPGVAHAVLGAAFRSAVEAERIGGDFYQVNELEEGFDFSFGDVCGKGNDAALLTGMIRQSLEALRLVEQDPRRLLELLNVLLLRTDPEKFSTMLLGLASPLPDGGLRVRAAGGGHPPPLVVGVDGTVREVSIGGLFVGAVEEAVFRETEFTLAPGETMVVFSDGVTEARNPLLGGEMLGEERLARLLSECGGMPAPAVSDRIVQVVGDWLDGGEHDDITVLTVQARATRGGVADDR from the coding sequence GTGCTTGCTTCGGGGACCAGCGACCGCGCTCCGCTGGAGGGCGACGGGGCCGGGCCGGTCGGCGGACGACGGGCCGGTGCGCTCCCGGCGCCCGCCGCGGTCGCCAGACTCCGCCGCGCCGCCCGCGAGCTGGGCAACATCCTGCACCCGGTCCGCCTCGTGGAGCAGGCGGTGCGCTTCCCGGTACCGGAGGCGGCCCAGATGTGCGCGCTCTTCCTCACCCAGCCCGACGGCTCGGTGCGCTGGACCGCGGCGTTCACCTCCGAGGGCGGCCGCCGCCGCGTCGGAACCGGTGAGGGCGTCTGGGACCGCGGCACGGTGGACGGCGCCGCCTGGCTGAACGAGGTCGTGGACGGGGCGCGCACGGTGGCCGAGCCCACCCCCGGCGACCCCGTCGAGAAGCTCCTCCTGGAACTGGCCGGGTACGGCGGCGCGCGGGGCGCGCTGTGCGCCGTGGCCGTCCCCGGCCTGTCCGGAACCGCGGGAGCGCTGCTGTTCCACCGCGCCCGGGGGTACTTCGACGCGGCGGACACCGAGGCGCTCACCGAGTACGCCGAGCGCGTGGGCTCGGCCCTGGGCGCCGCCCGCATGTACCAGTACCAGGCCCGCACCGCCTCCACCCTCAAGGCCGCGCTGGTCCCCGCACCCCTGCCCGGCGTCGCGCACGCCGTGCTGGGCGCGGCCTTCCGCTCCGCCGTCGAGGCCGAGCGCATCGGCGGCGACTTCTACCAGGTCAACGAGCTGGAGGAGGGCTTCGACTTCTCCTTCGGGGACGTGTGCGGCAAGGGCAACGACGCCGCCCTCCTGACCGGGATGATCCGCCAGTCCCTGGAGGCGCTGCGGCTGGTCGAACAGGATCCCCGGCGGCTACTGGAGCTGCTCAACGTCCTGCTGCTGCGCACCGATCCCGAGAAGTTCAGCACCATGCTCCTCGGACTCGCCAGCCCCCTGCCCGACGGCGGGCTGCGCGTCCGCGCCGCCGGGGGAGGCCATCCGCCCCCGCTCGTCGTGGGTGTGGACGGCACTGTCCGGGAGGTGTCCATCGGGGGCCTGTTCGTGGGCGCGGTGGAGGAGGCCGTCTTCCGGGAGACGGAGTTCACCCTGGCCCCCGGCGAGACGATGGTCGTCTTCAGCGACGGGGTCACCGAGGCGCGCAACCCCCTGCTGGGCGGGGAGATGCTCGGCGAGGAGCGCCTGGCCCGGCTGCTCTCCGAGTGCGGGGGCATGCCCGCCCCGGCCGTCTCGGACCGGATCGTCCAGGTGGTCGGGGACTGGCTCGACGGAGGGGAGCACGACGACATCACGGTGCTCACCGTGCAGGCCCGCGCCACGCGGGGAGGCGTCGCCGATGACCGCTGA
- a CDS encoding sporulation protein produces MVLKRLLAGIGFGGASVETTLHSSVATPGGTLRGTVVIEGGNVEQQVERLTVGLQARVEVESGDHESTRDLEFHRVQIGGGVTLAPGQRFEVPFELFVPWETPVTVHRGRHLHRMNVGVNTRLHVAGAVDPGDLDPVAVEPLPSQLAVLDSLASLGFSFKQADLEQGRILRTRQQLPFYQEIEFFSPSRYRGLNELELSLVTDERGMDVVLELDKKPGLLFSESRDTFHRFSVDHNEGAGRDWSGHLHQWIDSLAGKRSMF; encoded by the coding sequence ATGGTTCTCAAGCGCCTGCTCGCCGGTATCGGATTCGGCGGGGCCTCGGTGGAAACCACCCTGCACTCCTCCGTGGCCACCCCGGGCGGCACCCTGCGGGGCACCGTCGTCATCGAGGGCGGCAACGTCGAGCAGCAGGTCGAGCGGCTCACCGTCGGCCTCCAGGCCCGGGTCGAGGTCGAGAGCGGCGACCACGAGAGCACCCGCGACCTGGAGTTCCACCGCGTCCAGATCGGCGGCGGCGTGACCCTGGCCCCCGGTCAGCGCTTCGAGGTGCCCTTCGAGCTCTTCGTGCCCTGGGAGACCCCCGTCACCGTCCACCGGGGCCGCCACCTGCACCGCATGAACGTCGGTGTGAACACGCGCCTGCACGTGGCGGGCGCGGTCGACCCGGGCGACCTGGACCCGGTGGCCGTGGAGCCGCTCCCCTCGCAGCTGGCCGTGCTGGACTCGCTGGCCTCCCTCGGCTTCTCCTTCAAGCAGGCCGACCTGGAGCAGGGCCGCATCCTGCGCACCCGCCAGCAGCTGCCCTTCTACCAGGAGATCGAGTTCTTCTCGCCCAGCCGCTACCGGGGCCTGAACGAGCTGGAGCTGTCGCTGGTCACCGACGAGCGCGGTATGGACGTGGTGCTGGAGCTGGACAAGAAGCCGGGTCTGCTCTTCTCCGAGAGCCGCGACACCTTCCACCGCTTCAGCGTCGACCACAACGAGGGCGCCGGGCGCGACTGGTCGGGCCACCTGCACCAGTGGATCGACTCGCTGGCGGGCAAGCGCAGCATGTTCTGA
- a CDS encoding ATP-binding protein: protein MQKSTVPPIPLPRRLCGTSTKSGILLGPELGHVKIARRWAAQATRSRPSLAEPVGIAVSELVTNTLRHSASGLPGGTIRVEIERTPRRLELRVTDNGPRPGDEPSFPAVPDPEPLRPSGNGLRLVEALCSYWDWKQHSCGAITVRAVFPW from the coding sequence ATGCAAAAGTCTACCGTTCCGCCCATCCCGCTTCCACGCCGACTGTGTGGAACCAGCACCAAATCAGGCATTCTGCTCGGCCCCGAACTCGGCCACGTCAAGATCGCCCGCCGCTGGGCCGCCCAGGCCACCCGCTCCCGCCCCAGCCTGGCCGAACCCGTCGGCATCGCCGTCTCCGAGCTGGTCACGAACACCCTGCGCCACTCGGCCTCCGGACTCCCCGGCGGCACCATCCGCGTGGAGATCGAGCGCACCCCGCGCCGCCTCGAACTCCGCGTCACCGACAACGGCCCCCGCCCCGGAGACGAACCCAGCTTCCCGGCCGTGCCCGACCCCGAACCCCTGCGCCCCAGCGGCAACGGGCTGCGTCTGGTCGAGGCCCTGTGCTCCTACTGGGACTGGAAGCAGCACTCGTGCGGCGCGATCACGGTCCGCGCCGTCTTCCCCTGGTGA
- a CDS encoding TetR/AcrR family transcriptional regulator produces MSRNYAGLSRERIILEALHIIAGRGLGGLSMRRLGDALEVEAMAIYHHFPLGKEQLFNAIAAYVTSPAATGTVPLDDGEASEDAEGAKEPEEDTRPWDVRLTEWAEAYRERLLEFSGALSLLVHRAPRTPSSDATRALVHDALTEAGLEDEDLERAADALHSYCVGAVVHQVRHQDEEDAPDAAESRARFHHGLRALLRGLTA; encoded by the coding sequence GTGAGCAGGAACTACGCCGGACTCAGCCGCGAGCGCATCATCCTCGAAGCGCTCCACATCATCGCTGGCCGCGGACTCGGCGGCCTGTCCATGCGCCGCCTGGGCGACGCGCTGGAGGTGGAGGCCATGGCCATCTACCACCACTTCCCCCTGGGCAAGGAGCAGTTGTTCAACGCCATCGCCGCCTACGTCACCTCCCCCGCGGCCACCGGCACCGTCCCCCTCGACGACGGGGAGGCGTCGGAAGACGCGGAGGGGGCGAAGGAGCCCGAGGAGGACACCCGGCCCTGGGACGTGCGCCTCACCGAGTGGGCCGAGGCCTACCGGGAGCGGCTGCTGGAGTTCTCCGGGGCGCTCTCCCTGCTGGTCCACCGCGCCCCGCGCACGCCCAGCAGCGACGCCACCCGGGCCCTGGTCCACGACGCCCTCACCGAGGCGGGGTTGGAGGACGAGGACCTGGAGCGCGCCGCCGACGCCCTGCACTCCTACTGCGTGGGCGCGGTCGTGCACCAGGTCCGCCACCAGGACGAGGAGGACGCCCCCGACGCCGCCGAGTCCCGGGCGCGCTTCCACCACGGGCTGCGCGCCCTGCTGCGCGGGCTCACCGCCTGA
- a CDS encoding GntR family transcriptional regulator, whose protein sequence is MADFIRVDPTSRVPPYEQIRSIVAIAVANGELPVGYRLPTVRALAGQLSVAVNTVARAYRELEQAGVVETRGRSGTFVAAGGDDQRAEALAAARAYAEVISRVGLDHDEAVEILRAALRG, encoded by the coding sequence ATGGCGGATTTCATCCGTGTCGATCCGACGTCGAGGGTCCCGCCCTACGAGCAGATCAGGTCGATCGTGGCCATCGCGGTCGCCAACGGTGAACTCCCGGTGGGCTACCGGCTGCCCACGGTGCGCGCGCTGGCGGGTCAGCTGTCGGTGGCGGTGAACACCGTGGCCCGCGCCTACCGCGAGCTGGAACAGGCCGGTGTGGTCGAGACACGCGGCCGTTCGGGGACGTTCGTCGCGGCGGGCGGCGACGACCAGCGCGCCGAGGCACTGGCCGCCGCCCGGGCCTACGCCGAGGTGATCTCCCGGGTGGGGCTGGACCACGACGAGGCGGTGGAGATCCTGCGCGCGGCGCTGCGGGGCTGA